In Pelodiscus sinensis isolate JC-2024 chromosome 2, ASM4963464v1, whole genome shotgun sequence, the following proteins share a genomic window:
- the LOC102458234 gene encoding uncharacterized protein LOC102458234: MSEGLSRKVPVTFDDVAVYFSEEEWEILAEWQRELYKEVMKENLETVLSLGFQLPKPGIVSTMERGGEVCAQYPRDAAAEICFGGDGCLGADREAEAIRWAAEQHQQQPRESPSLPSCDALVQWACSSRSESKLQAQPGNQLGKALEFLGTGAGAKRNRHQDAFRLQPNRQQSQAEEQPRPWPSGEGSVAGQCQPRAEQEARTFQCPHCVKSFPTRPKLTEHLRALLGDRPFKCLDCGKAFGKHSVFVVHRRNHTGERPYPCPACEKRFRHRSHLTVHQRTHGDERPYLCAICQKSFISKSRLTVHQRTHTGEKPYACAECQRRFSHRSHLIVHQRTHTGEKPYACAQCGKSFIKQYNLLVHQRTHTGEKPFRCPECAKTFIQNSNLVLHLRTHSGERPYQCTRCQKGFIRQSQLTVHQRTHSGECPLPLPHGQQELPPADQPGRSPADSPVGEGPAMQAAWLCRAEPQAGHLGGKQPTVPEAVGACSYSAMPTFFWKHQQDHRWATPSQAPYLTQHPEHTSRPM, encoded by the exons GTCCCAGTGACATTTGATGACGTTGCTGtctatttctctgaggaggagtGGGAGATTCTGGCAGAATGGCAGAGGGAGCTTTACAAGGAGGTGATGAAGGAGAACCTGGAGACTGTGCTTTCTCTAG GATTCCAGCTCCCCAAACCTGGCATTGTGTCCACGATGGAGCGAGGGGGAGAGGTCTGTGCCCAGTATCCCAGGGACGCTGCAGCTGAGATCTGCTTTGGGG GAGACGGCTGCCTAGGAGCGGACCGAGAAGCAGAAGCCATTAGGTGGGCTGCtgagcagcaccagcagcagcctagAGAAAGTCCCTCCCTACCCAGCTGTGATGCTCTCGTTCAGTGGGCCTGCAGCAGCCGCAGTGAGTCCAAGCTGCAGGCGCAGCCTGGCAACCAGCTGGGGAAGGCTCTTGAGTTCCTGGGAACTGGCGCAGGAGCAAAGCGCAACAGGCACCAAGACGCCTTCAGGCTGCAGCCGAACCGCCAGCAGAGCCAGGCGGAGGAGCAGCCGCGTCCGTGGCCCAGCGGCGAGGGCAGCGTGGCCGGGCAGTGTCAGCCGAGAGCCGAGCAGGAGGCGAGGACGTTCCAGTGTCCCCACTGCGTGAAGAGCTTCCCCACGCGGCCCAAGCTCACTGAGCACCTGCGGGCGCTCTTGGGAGACCGGCCCTTCAAGTGCCTGGACTGCGGCAAGGCCTTCGGCAAACACTCGGTCTTTGTTGTGCACCGCCGCAACCACACGGGCGAGCGCCCCTACCCGTGCCCGGCTTGCGAGAAGCGCTTCCGGCACCGCTCCCACTTGACGGTGCACCAGCGCACGCACGGGGACGAGCGCCCTTACCTGTGCGCCATCTGCCAGAAGAGCTTCATCAGCAAGTCCCGGCTCACGGTGCACCAGCGCACGCACACGGGCGAGAAGCCCTACGCCTGCGCCGAGTGCCAGCGGCGTTTCAGCCACCGCTCCCACCTCATTGTGCACCAGCGCACGCACACGGGCGAGAAGCCCTACGCCTGCGCCCAGTGCGGGAAGAGCTTCATCAAGCAGTACAACCTGCTGGTGCACCAGCGCACGCACACCGGGGAGAAGCCCTTCCGCTGCCCCGAGTGCGCCAAGACCTTCATCCAAAATTCCAACCTGGTGCTGCATCTGCGCACCCACTCCGGCGAGCGCCCCTACCAGTGCACCCGGTGCCAGAAGGGCTTCATCCGCCAGTCCCAGCTCACGGTGCACCAGCGCACCCACTCCGGCGAGTGCCCCCTGCCGCTGCCTCACGGGCAGCAAGAGCTTCCACCGGCCGACCAGCCTGGACGCTCACCAGCGGACTCCCCTGTTGGAGAGGGCCCTgccatgcaggcagcctggctgtgccGTGCTGAACCCCAGGCAGGGCACCTAGGAGGGAAGCAGCCGACGGTGCCGGAGGCTGTCGGAGCCTGCTCCTATTCAGCCATGCCTACGTTCTTCTGGAAACACCAACAGGATCATAGGTGGGCAACACCCAGCCAAGCACCATACCTCACCCAGCACCCAGAGCACACCTCAAGACCTATGTAA